From one Triticum urartu cultivar G1812 chromosome 3, Tu2.1, whole genome shotgun sequence genomic stretch:
- the LOC125542560 gene encoding putative F-box protein At4g22660, giving the protein MGLQGLAMYRHKLCSLVFRSLPRLLLGFPPSSIRKFFRDQHVHVALSETKMAATLPELPQDILMVIFAALEIPDLVRAGSVCSSWHSAYAELRTLGKYKQGQTPCLVYISESDPDDVLSLYSLAEKRSYKLTLPQPAIRNRYLIGSSHGWLVTVDERSEMHLLNPITCEQIALPSVATIEHLKPIFDEHGDVCKYEMSSHTGLCSSRNPTIFALAELRDRLQWKAFVFPDTSTGSYIVVLIHNPQAQLSFAKAGDDKWTWLPSHLLFEDCTYKDGILYAVNTMGEIHTFDLSGPVVTVKTIIRAPEHYDCDSRYIVQAPWGSLLLVFRIVHDHDLEYEYWKTTETKICEIDALWNKIELTNCLRDHVLFLGHNLSLCLSADEYPALKANHSYFTDDNFLWTMGHKNNHRDMGILNLDDNSREELVPQLWSNCPAPMWITPDLTKMWRWAQ; this is encoded by the coding sequence ATGGGATTGCAAGGCCTAGCTATGTACCGGCACAAGTTGTGTTCTCTAGTCTTCAGATCTTTGCCCAGGCTGCTGCTAGGCTTCCCTCCCAGCTCAATCAGGAAATTCTTCAGAGACCAACATGTTCATGTGGCACTGTCAGAGACCAAGATGGCGGCCACATTGCCGGAGCTGCCGCAGGACATCTTGATGGTTATCTTTGCCGCTCTCGAGATCCCCGACCTCGTGCGCGCTGGCTCCGTCTGTTCATCCTGGCACTCCGCATACGCCGAGCTACGCACCCTTGGGAAGTACAAGCAGGGTCAGACGCCTTGCCTGGTTTACATCTCTGAATCTGATCCTGATGATGTTTTGTCCCTCTACAGCCTCGCCGAGAAGAGGTCCTACAAGTTAACTCTGCCGCAGCCAGCTATCCGCAACAGGTATTTGATTGGGTCCTCACATGGCTGGCTCGTTACTGTCGACGAGAGGTCTGAGATGCACCTTCTGAATCCAATCACCTGTGAACAGATTGCTCTCCCTTCAGTGGCTACCATTGAGCATTTGAAGCCCATATTTGATGAGCATGGTGATGTCTGCAAGTATGAGATGTCATCGCACACTGGACTGTGCAGTAGCCGTAATCCAACCATCTTTGCTCTTGCCGAGCTGAGGGATAGACTCCAGTGGAAGGCATTTGTATTTCCTGATACATCCACAGGAAGCTACATTGTGGTGCTCATCCACAATCCACAAGCCCAGCTCTCATTTGCAAAGGCAGGGGATGATAAGTGGACCTGGTTACCGTCTCATTTGCTTTTCGAGGACTGCACTTACAAGGATGGCATATTGTATGCAGTCAATACAATGGGAGAAATCCACACGTTCGATCTTAGTGGCCCTGTGGTCACTGTAAAGACGATTATAAGGGCACCTGAGCATTATGATTGTGATAGCAGGTATATCGTTCAAGCTCCATGGGGCAGTCTGCTACTTGTGTTTAGAATAGTTCATGACCATGATTTAGAATATGAGTACTGGAAGACTACAGAAACTAAAATATGCGAGATTGATGCTCTGTGGAATAAAATTGAGCTAACCAATTGCTTGCGTGACCATGTGTTATTTCTTGGTCATAACCTATCACTATGCCTCAGTGCTGATGAGTATCCTGCTCTCAAGGCAAATCATTCCTATTTTACCGATGATAATTTTCTATGGACAATGGGCCATAAGAATAATCATCGTGATATGGGAATTCTTAACTTGGATGATAACAGCAGGGAGGAACTTGTGCCTCAGCTTTGGTCCAACTGTCCGGCTCCAATGTGGATTACTCCTGATCTTACAAAGATGTGGCGATGGGCTCAATGA
- the LOC125542562 gene encoding uncharacterized protein At2g39795, mitochondrial-like → MALFAAARRAASSSLPLLRASASASRGAALLRPLAAAAARPMPFSSATALKPSSDDELLRIVKAEIKFAEDCDDHDRVEEIPDSFPFKITDNKGLNDITLTRTYQGEKIEVLVSMPNLVTGDEPEHDQDEDDKEKDDDQDDGEKPPKSSLPLTVTITKSDGPSLEFTCTAYPDEILIDTLSVKQPSEKLEEDYIAYEGPDFNDLDENLQRAFHKYLELRGITPMTTNFLHEYMINKDSREYLFWLNKLKDFVKQ, encoded by the exons atgGCCCTcttcgccgccgcccgccgggcggcctcctcctcgctccccctcctccgcgcctccgcctccgcctcccgCGGCGCGGCCCTTCTCCGCCCCCtggccgccgccgcggcccggccGATGCCCTTCTCCTCGGCGACCGCGCTCAAGCCGAGCTCCGACGACGAGCTCCTCCGCATCGTCAAGGCCGAGATCAAGTTCGCCGAGGACTGCGACGACCACGACCGG GTTGAGGAGATCCCAGATAGCTTCCCCTTCAAAATCACCGACAACAAGGGGCTTAATGACATCACTCTTACAAGAACTTACCAGGGTGAGAAGATCGAGGTTCTGGTTTCCATGCCCAACCTAGTCACTGGAGACGAGCCGGAGCATGACCAGGACGAGGATGACAAGGAGAAAGACGATGATCAGGATGACGGCGAGAAGCCCCCGAAATCCAGCCTTCCCCTCACAGTCACCATCACCAAGAGCGACGGCCCAAGCCTCGAGTTCACCTGCACTGCCTATCCTGATGAGATCCTCATCGATACCTTGTCCGTAAAGCAGCCCTCTGAGAAATTGGAAGAGGACTACATTGCATACGAGGGTCCTGACTTCAA TGACCTGGACGAGAACCTGCAGAGGGCATTCCACAAGTACCTGGAGCTGCGCGGGATCACGCCCATGACGACAAACTTCCTGCACGAGTACATGATCAACAAGGACAGCCGGGAGTACCTGTTTTGGCTCAACAAGCTCAAGGATTTCGTCAAGCAGTAA